The Amphiura filiformis unplaced genomic scaffold, Afil_fr2py scaffold_33, whole genome shotgun sequence genome window below encodes:
- the LOC140143940 gene encoding uncharacterized protein: MSSTTGNNLDYPTFSDPPQVSSEPRNLTVTQVTASSVTVEWTRPLSPNGVLKYYQITYTEQKDDANDTLTQKTLINHKDFDNLKRKSSSSSLTSIQAKWAVTAGGVVVIIIAIIIVLLVILYKVRRQRSAPDISMLHITGTTMADNEDLSALHDAEVLPPPSNVPKIQTSPLTATTLQVSDLEFHKQLGRGSYGIVYRVTFKKPFLDLVEAAAKRIAEDDLKEESEVMKDLDHPNIVKLHGVLDDRMGTKILLLEYAPNGTVSDYLTQHQGSQITVRLLKKWARESALALQYLHKRRILHRDLKVSNALLFDDVLKLSDFGLAREMVDSETTSTAKGTWRYMAPEIHTDDHFSFKSDIYAYGLMVLEIGSGKAPFENLDMMHVVYKVATENIKPNIPPDFPEALGDLISRCWNADPKCRPSLEEALEVIDGIADEPTTCQKQDTVTDLQMVPLQGIR, from the exons ATGTCATCAACTACCGGCAATAATTTAGACTATCCCACATTCTCGGATCCACCTCAAG TATCCAGCGAGCCACGAAATTTGACAGTTACTCAAGTCACTGCAAGCAGTGTAACAGTAGAGTGGACTAGACCTCTTAGTCCAAACGGTGTTTTAAAGTACTACCAG ATTACTTACACTGAACAAAAGGATGATGCCAATGACACTTTGACACAAAAAACATTGATAAACCACAAGGACTTCGATAATTTGAAGAGAA AAAGTTCTAGTTCTAGTTTAACATCCATACAGGCCAAATGGGCAGTAACTGCTGGAGGAgtcgttgttattattattgctattatCATAGTTCTTCTCGTCATTTTATACAAAGTAAGAAGACAACGCAGTGCACCTGACATCTCCATGTTGCAT ATAACTGGAACTACTATGGCAGACAACGAGGACTTATCCGCATTG CATGACGCCGAAGTATTACCACCTCCTTCTAACGTACCGAAAATACAAACATCCCCTCTTACGGCAACAACGCTACAAGTATCAGACCTCGAGTTTCACAAACAGCTTGGAAGGGGTAGCTACGGCATCGTATATAGAGTAACATTTAAGAAACCGTTCTTAGATTTAGTAGAAGCAGCCGCTAAACGTATAGCAGAGGATGATCTAAAGGAGGAATCCGAGGTGATGAAAGATCTAGATCATCCAAACATTGTCAAGCTTCACGGAGTCTTAGATGATCGCATGGGCACAAAGATATTGTTACTTGAATACGCGCCAAATGGTACAGTCAGCGACTATCTTACACAGCACCAAGGATCGCAAATAACCGTCAGGTTGTTGAAGAAATGGGCCAGAGAATCCGCCTTAGCGTTGCAATATCTTCACAAAAGGCGGATCCTTCATAGAGATCTGAAAGTCTCCAACGCCCTGCTGTTTGATGATGTATTAAAGTTATCGGACTTCGGACTAGCTAGAGAGATGGTTGACTCGGAGACTACTTCAACCGCGAAAGGTACGTGGCGCTACATGGCACCTGAAATCCACACAGATGATCACTTCTCCTTCAAATCTGATATCTATGCGTATGGATTGATGGTACTGGAAATAGGCTCGGGAAAGGCTCCATTCGAAAATCTAGATATGATGCATGTGGTATATAAAGTAGCTACAGAGAACATAAAGCCGAATATTCCACCTGACTTCCCTGAAGCATTAGGAGATCTGATATCGCGTTGTTGGAATGCAGACCCAAAGTGTCGTCCAAGTCTTGAAGAAGCACTGGAGGTGATCGATG GTATAGCTGATGAACCAACCACATGCCAAAAACAAGATACGGTCACCGATCTACAAATGGTACCCCTTCAGGGAATTCGATAA